A region of the Bryobacteraceae bacterium genome:
CGCGCCATTGTCCAGCTCCTCTTCTGGAGCGCTCTTGAATGGGCGGTGATCTACGCCTGCTTCCACTTCGCCTTCCTGGCGTTTCCGGAAACCGCGGGCCTGACGCCCGCCCAGGTGCTTGCCTACATCGGATTCGTCGGCATCGGCAGCATCATCCAGATTCCGGGGCTCGGCGGAGGCTTCCAGGTCGCTTCCATCCTCATCACGACCGAGCTGTTCCAGGTCCCCATTGAAACCGCCACCAGCCTGGCCATGCTGAATTGGATCATCGCCCTGGCCGGGGCGGTTCCCTTCGGCCTGGCGCTCGCCGTCCGCGAGGGTCTCCGATGGGGGCAGCTGTCCGCCATAGAAAGCGAGGCATTGCCATGAACTGTCCGTTTTGCGGCCACAATGAGGACCGCGTGATCGACTCCCGCGAGAGCAAGGAGGGGGATGTCATTCGCCGCCGTCGGGAGTGTCTCCAGTGCGGCCGCCGATTTACTACATATGAGAGAATTGATGAAGTCCCCTACATGGTAGTGAAGAAGGACGGCCGCCGGGAGAAGTTTGACCGTCAGAAGGTATTGAACGGCCTGCTCAAAGCGTGCGAGAAACGGCCCGTTCCGATGTCGAAGCTGGCGGAAATTGTCGATGAGGTGGAAGGGGTCCTGGCGGACAAGCCGGATCGGGAGATTTCTACTTCAGAAATAGGAGAGCTGCTGATGCAGCGCCTGCTGGCGCTGGACAAGATCGCCTATGTGCGGTTCGCGTCCGTCTACCGCGACTTCCAGGACGTGGAGGCTTTCTTCAGCGAGCTCAAAGAGTTGATCAAAAAGAAGCGTGGCTGATAATACACACCGGGCGGCATCAGGGATACTGGGGACGGGATCCTGTAACGAATTCCCGTCTCGAACATCCATATCAGTGGGAGCTTAACAAGATCGCAATTTCGTGCTATGCTGATTCGGAGCGTCTTCTCATCCGCCGCCAATACGAGCATACCGGAAAGGGCGGGGGCGAGTGTGCGCCCCGCCGCAACACACAGAAGCGGAGCTGTGTAGACGCCCGAACCAGGAGTGGGCCGGTTCGCCAGGCAGGAGGCCGAAGGCCGCACGGACATCCGAATGGCGGCCTTCGCGAAGGATGGCCAGGCGAGCGGGCGTTTATCATCAACGAGATAGCTTTTTCGGATCCGGGCAGGGAAGCTCATGGCTGAGAAAAATCTGTTCGGACCTGGAGGTTTGTCGCCAGTGGATCACTTTGAAGATCAGTTCCTGACGGATGCGACCGAGGCGCTCGGTCTGCCATTCGACGAGGACGCCAATTACTTCCATCCGGAGGATGTGCAGGAGGACGAGTTTGCCTCCGCGCAGCCTGCCGAGGAGTCCATCTACACGGACGACCCGGTGCGCGTGTACCTGCGCGAGATGGGCGCCGTGCCGCTGTTGACCCGTGAGGGCGAGGTGACGCTGGCCCGCAAGATGGAGCGCGGCAAGCTCCGCATGCAGAAGGCGGCCAGCCGCTCCATTCTGGTCCAGCATCAGGTGCTCGAGCTCGCCGAGAAGGTTCGCTCCGGGGAGCTGAATCCGGAGACGCTGGTGGACCTCGGCGACGTCGAAGAGGGCACCCCTGCTTACGAGAAGCGCCTGAGGGAGATCCGGCAGCAGTTTGAGGAGTTCATTACCCTGTTCCGCAAGCAGGAGCAGCTGCGGGAGAAACTGAGCGCCGGCACGGGTTCGAACAGGAAGGCGCAGCGCAAGTCGCTGTGGAAGTTCTACCGGGCCCGTGTGGAGACGTCGCGTGCCATCCGCAGATTCCCGTGGCTGCCCTCGAAGTGGCGCCAGTTCTCCACGGCGATTGAGCAGGCCGTGGAAGAGCTCAACCAGCTCGAGGCCGAGCTGGCCGAGCTCGAAAAGGACAAGGCCGCCAACCAGGCGCGCATCCGCGAGATCAAGCGCGAGATCAAGCGCCGCGAGACTCAGGCCGGGGCGACCCACGCCGAACTGAAGAAATCGCTTGCCGACATCCGGCAGGGCGAGCAGGAGGCCGAACGGGCCAAGAAGGACCTGGTGGAGGCCAACCTCCGCCTGGTGGTTTCGGTGGCCAAGAAGTACGTCAACCGCGGTCTGCACCTGCTCGACCTGATCCAGGAGGGCAACATCGGCCTGATGCGCGCCGCTGACAAGTTCGAGTACCGGCGCGGATACAAGTTCTCGACCTACGCCACGTGGTGGATCCGTCAGGCCATCACGCGGGCCATCGCCGACCAGTCGCGCACCATCCGCATTCCGGTGCACATGAACGAGTCGATGAACAAGTTCCTGCGCGCCACCCGCGAGCTTGAAAAGGAGCTCGGCCGTGCGCCGACCAACGAGGAGATCAGCCGGCGCATGGACATTCCGGTGGAGAAGGTCCAGAAGCTGAAGACGATCTCCCGCGACCCGGTCTCGCTGGAGACGCCGGTGGGCCGCGATGGCGAGTCGGCGCTGGGTGACCTGATCGAGGACCGCTGGGTGGGCTCGCCGATCGACTCGGTCATCGACGCCAACATCCGCGAGGAGACCGCGGCCATCCTGAAGACCCTCTCGCCGAAGGAGGAGAAGGTCATCCGGCTGCGGTTCGGCATCGGCTGCGAGCGCGAGCACACGCTCGAAGAGATCGGCCAGCAGTTTGACGTCACCCGCGAGCGGATCCGGCAGATCGAAGCCAAGGCGCTCCGGCAGCTCCGTTCGCCGGAGCGGGCCCGTCATCTGCGGGCGCTGCTTGCTGCCCGATAACCGGCGGGGCAACCTCCGTGCGGCCCGCTTCCGCCCGAGGGCGGAGGCGGGCCGTTGCCTTTTTCAGGCTGCGTCGAGCACTTCCCGGTAATACGCCTCGTAGCGTGGAATGATGATCGACGTGCAGAAGCGTTCCTCGGCGGTGGTGCGCGCGGCCCAGCGCATCCGCATGTAGAGGTCGCGGTCGGCGAGCAGCTCCACCACGCGCGCCGCCTGGGCGTCGATGTCGCCGGGCGGCTCGAGGAACCCGTCTCTGCCGTGAGTGATGAGTTCCGGCACGCCGCCCACGCGAGTCGCCACCGGCACCACGCCGCAGGCCATCGCCTCCAGCGCCGCCAGGCCGAACGACTCCATCTCGGAAGGCAGCAGCAGAACGTCGCACTGGGGAATCAGCCGTTCGATGTGGTCCTGCTTGCCGAGGAAGCGCACGTGCTCGTGGACGCCGAGTTCGAAGGCGAGCCGCTCGGCGGCGCCGCGGTCCGGCCCGTCGCCCGCCATCCAGAGTTCGCAATCCACGGTCCCGCGCACCCGGGCGAGGATCCGCACGCAGTCCGGCGCGCGCTTCACCGGCCGGAAGTTGGAGATGTGCAGCAGCCGCGGCCGGCCCTCGTGCGGCGTGCGCGGCGGGCGGTAGAGATCGCAGTTCACGAAGTTGTAGATCACGCGGACGTCCCGCTCGACGCCGAGCGCCTGGCGCGTCTCGCGGCGCAGATATTCACTGATGGCGGTGACGCCGTCAGACTGCTCGATGGTGAAGCGCGTGATCGGAAGATACGAGCGGTCGCTGCCCACCAGCGTGATGTCGGTGCCGTGGAGGGTGGTGACATAGGGCAGGCGGCGCCTGTCGGCCATCATCGCCCGCGCCAGATAGGCCGAGGCCGCGTGCGGGATGGCGTAGTGGACGTGCAGCAGGTCCAGGCGCTGCCACTCGGCGATCTCCACCATGCGCGAAGCCAGCGCCAGGTCATACGGCGGGTACTGGAACAGCGGATAGGTGGCGACTTCCACCTCGTGATAGGAAATGCGGGGCAGGCCCGGATCGAGGCGGATCGGGTTGGCGTAGGTGATGAAGTGCACCTCGTAGCCGCGCGCGGCCAGCTCCATGCCCAGCTCGGTGGCAACAATGCCCGAGCCGCCGTAGGTGGGGTAGCAGGTGATGCCGATCCGAAGGGGGCGCGCCCCGGAAGGGCTCATCGCAATTTCTTCCTGGAAAACTCCTCGTACAGCTTGCCGACACCTGCCGACTCGGTGTCTCCCGGATGAATCACCACGCGGTAGATGAAGCGGATGCTCTTTCCGGGCTCGAGCGCGTAGCTGCCGTCCTTCGTTTTGTCGTTGAAGAAATCGTGGAGGCCGAAGACATTGGCCGCGAACAGCCCGTAATCACGGGCATGCCAGTAGGTGGGGTGGCGGAAGCTCTGCGGGTGGTCGAAGATGGCGACGCCCAGTTTTTCGCCCTCGAGAGTGCCGCTGTAGTCGACCCACGGCGAGGCCTTGCCCCAGACCTCGCGCATTCCGCTCTTGCCCTCGGCGTTGATCATGCGGCCCGTGCCGCCGCGCTCGCGCATCTCGTCGCGGAGCCGGATGGCGAAGAAGCCTTCCTTGGTGTCGCCGAAGACGGCCTTCTTCACCGCGGTCAGCTTCGCGTCGAAATCGAGGATGCGCATCGTGGGGTGGGAGAAAAACGTCATCGTCCGGTCTTCGCGCAGCACCGTCTCGCCCGTATCGTCCACCCAGAGGAACGTGGCGCGGAGGACGCCCTCCCGGTTGCCGCCCTTCGCCTCATGGATCTTTTCGACCCGGACGACTCCCTTGCGCCCCTTGCTGCCAGGCTCGTTCGCCCAGTAATCCACCTGATTCACGTCTCCATGTGTGAACCACAGTCCGCGGTGATGCGGATGGTCGCGCGTTTCGCCCTCCACTCTTTCCATCGGGAAGCGGCGTGTGACGATGATGCCCGAGGCGGTGCGCAGCGGCGCCAGATAGGGCTTTGGCGCCGTGGACTCGTAGTGCAGCGCGCCGAATGGTTTGCCGTCGATGGTGATCTCAATGCTGTCGGGGTTCTGCTGGAAGCGCACCTGTGCGGCCAGCGGCAGGCACGCGAGAAGAAGAACGGGAACTGCCGGTTTCATCGCTTCCAGTGAATCACAACGGCTCCGGCCGGATCCAGCCGGAAGCGCCAGCCGGGTGGCACCAGCGTCGTGGAACCCGGGTCCAGAACCAGCGCCGGCCCGTCCGCCCAGCGCGGACTGACGCATTCGCGCGGCAACGCCGGCATGTCCATCCACTGGCCGGCGGCGTGCACGCGCCGTTTCTCCACGCGGCTCCGGCCGCGCCGGGCCGGGGCGCGCAGCTCGGGCGCAGGCACGGGCTCAATGGCGCGGACGCGGATCTGCACGACCTCGACGGGGCGCGACGGGTTCGCATATCCGTAGCGGCGCTGGTGCGCCTCATGAAACGGACGGGCTGGATCGCGCGGCTCCCAGGCCACCGTGAGCTCGTAGCTCTGGCCGCGGTAACGCATGTCGGCGCTGCGCGCGAGCTGAGCCTGCGGCGACTGGCGACGCGCGCGTTCTTCCAGTTCGCGGAAGCGCGCCTCGATGTCGCGCTCGCCGAGGACGCTGGCCGAGAGGTCGCGCAGGCGCGCGGCGGCCAGCATTCCCAGCGCGGACAGCGCGCCGGCATAGTCCGGAACGAGCACCGTCCGGATGCCGAGTTGTTCGGCCAGTTCGCAGGCGTGCAGGCCGCCGCAACCACCGAAGGCCACCAGGGCGAAGGCGCGCGGATCGACGCCGCGCTCGATGCTCACCACGCGGATGGCGCGCGCCATCGTGGCATTGGCCACGTGCAGGATGCCCGCCGCCGCCTCTTCCAGCGCGACGCCCAGCCGCCGTGCGATGGCGCCGACGGCCCGCTCCGAGCGTTCCGGATCCATGGGCACCGTGCCTCCGGCCAACTGGCCGGCGCGGATCCGCCCGAGCACGACGTGCGCGTCGGTCACCGTCGGCAGCATCGCGCGGCCGTAGCAGGCCGGGCCGGGATCGGCGCCCGCGCTCTCGGGCCCGACGCGCAGCAGGCCGCCGGCGTCGACGCGCGCAATCGAGCCGCCGCCCGCGCCCACGGTGTGGATTTCGAGCATCGGCACGCGGATCGGGAAGCCGTCCACGGTGCCTTCCACGGTTTCGCGCGGCTCGCCGTCGCACAGGCTGACGTCGGTGGACGTACCGCCCATGTCGAAGCCGATGATTTTCCATAAGCCGGAGGCGCGGGCCGCGGCCGCCGCGCCGCGCACGCCGCCCGCCGGGCCGGAAAGGATGGTGCGCACGGCGAAGCGGCCCGCTTCGGCGGCGGTCAGCAGGCCGCCATTGGACTGCATCACCCAGAGCCGGCCCGGCATCCGCTTTTCGAGCGCCAACAGATACCGGCTCATCAGCGGGCCGACATAGGCGTTCAGCGCCGTCGTGGAAGCCCGCTCATATTCGCGAAATTCGGGAGAAATTTCGCACGAAATCGAGAGAAAAAACCCGCGGCCCAGGGCGCGTGCGATCCTGCGCTCATGCACGGGATTGCGGTAGGCGTGGAGACAGCAGATGGCGACACTCTCCGCGCCTGCCTCCACGAGCCGGGCCCGCAGGGCGCGCAGCTCTTCGGGCGCGAGCCGCTGCTCGATGGTTCCGTCGGCCAGGATCCGCTCGTGCACGCCAAAGCACAGCCGGCGCGGGATGAGCAGCCGCTTCGGACCCGGCGCCAAGTCGTAGAGTTTTTCGCGGCACTGCCGGCCGATTTCGAGCAGGTCTTCGAAGCCGGCGGTGGTGACGAACGCCGTCCGCGCGCCCTTCCGTTCAAGGAAGGCATTCGTTGCCACGGTGGAGCCGTGGATCACCTCGCCGGCGCCTTCCGCGCCGATCCGGCGCAGCCCCTCGAGGATCACCTCATGCGGCGCGGCCGGGCGAGAGCGCAGCTTGAACGATTCGAGCTCGCCGTCGGACCGCTGCACCACAAAATCGGTGAATGTTCCGCCCGTATCGATGCCGATGCGCATGGCGGCCCTGCGGTCCTCAGTGCAGCCCTTTCGCCTTGAGATATTCGATGAGCGCCGCGGGGTCGTCGGTGATGATGGCGTCGACGTCCGCCTGGATGAGCCTGTCCCACACCTCGGGCGTGTTGGCGGTCCACGGGACCACCTGGAGGCCGGCGGCGTGCGCCGCCTTCACGCGCTCGGCCGTCACCAGCGAATAGTGCGGACTCACGATGGGCGCCTCGCCCGCCTCGCGCGCCAGTTCGACGAAGTCCCGCGGCAGGCCCGCATAAAGCGCCGAGCGGCGCAGCTCCGGCGCCGCCTGCCGCACGGCGCGCAGCAGGCGGAAATCAAAAGACTGCACGATGACCCGCTGCTCCAGCCTGTGCCTTCGGATGGCCGCCACGACGAGCTGCGCGTATTTTTCCGGCTCCGGCTGGAGCTCGGGCCGGGCGGGCTGGCTCTTCATTTCGACGTTGAACCAGAACGCGCCGCGCGGGGCGAGCGCGAAGACCTCATCGAGCGTTGGAATGCGCGCGCCGGGCGCGGGCTGCTGGCGTGGAAATTCGGGGTTCTTTTTCGAGCCGCAGTCCCACCGGCGCACCCCGTCGAGCGTCAGTTTCCGGATGGTGCGCTCGCCTTCTGGCCCGGTGCAGAGGGCCATGTTGATCAGCGGGTCGTGGCTCACCACCAGCACGTCGTCGGCGGTGGCCCACACGTCCAGTTCCAGCACGTCCGCTCCCACGCGGATGGCGTATTCGAACGCGGGCAGGGTGTTCTCCGGCCGAAGCGCGCGGGCACCGCGGTGGCCGTGCACCAGGATGCGAGGCGCCGCGCCGACAGCCGTCATGGTCAACCACAGTATCGCAAGCGTCCTTGCCGCGGCCATGCCCACAAGATAGCATCAAAGCGTTCCAGACACGTTTCCAGGGAGTGAGCGAAGCATGAAGGAAAACCGGCGGCAATTCACGCGCAGGGCGCTGGCAGCCACCGCGCTCAGCTACTCGCGGATTCGCGGGGCCAATGACCGCATAGGCATCGGCTACATCGGACTTGGCAACCGCGGCGACCAGGTGCATGAGGCGTTCCTCGAACACGGCGACCAGTTCACGGCCGCCGTCTGCGATCTGAAGGAGGAATACATGGACCTGGCGGTGAAGAAGTCCCGTGGCGCGCCGCGAAAGTACAAAGACTACCGCCGGCTGCTGGAAGACCGGGACGTTGACGCGGTGGTCATCGCCACGCCGGACCACTGGCACGCCATCATGTTCATTGACGCCTGCCGCGCCGGCAAGGACGTCTACGTGGAGAAACCGCTCTCGCTCACCGTGCGCGAAGGCCGCCGCATGGTGGAGGTGGCCGCGGAGACGAAGCGCGTCACCCAGGTGGGCATCCAGCGCCGCAGCGTGGAGGCGCTGCGCGAGGCCGCCGAGTTCGTCCGCAGCGGCGGCATCGGCCAGGTGACCGTGGCGAAGGGCTATCACGTGCAGAACGAGTGGCCCAACGGGATCGGCTCGCCGCCCGACGGGCCGCCGCCGAGCGAAGAAGAATGGGAGGCGTGGCTGGGACCGGCGCCGAAGCGGCCTTACAACCGGAACCGCATGTATTACAACTTCCGCTGGTTCTACGATTACTCCGGCGGCCAGATCACCAACTTCGGCGTCCACTACATGGACATGATCCGCTGGTGCCTGGGCAAGGAGGCG
Encoded here:
- a CDS encoding NADH-dependent dehydrogenase, which gives rise to MKENRRQFTRRALAATALSYSRIRGANDRIGIGYIGLGNRGDQVHEAFLEHGDQFTAAVCDLKEEYMDLAVKKSRGAPRKYKDYRRLLEDRDVDAVVIATPDHWHAIMFIDACRAGKDVYVEKPLSLTVREGRRMVEVAAETKRVTQVGIQRRSVEALREAAEFVRSGGIGQVTVAKGYHVQNEWPNGIGSPPDGPPPSEEEWEAWLGPAPKRPYNRNRMYYNFRWFYDYSGGQITNFGVHYMDMIRWCLGKEAPLAVTAMGGKYAVRDNREIPDTCEVLWDMGGTLVVFTQYNANGAPGNARGTELELRGTKGTMYIQSGRWEVVPEKVTELEFGQRTPVDRNIERAWGPSRRPAMEPRGGGSGQAETYPHTRNFLDCIRSRRRTHCDVLEGHLSTAACIIGHIALRTKSWLEWDARAERFTNNEEANRYLHYQYRAPYRLG
- the glpQ gene encoding glycerophosphoryl diester phosphodiesterase encodes the protein MTAVGAAPRILVHGHRGARALRPENTLPAFEYAIRVGADVLELDVWATADDVLVVSHDPLINMALCTGPEGERTIRKLTLDGVRRWDCGSKKNPEFPRQQPAPGARIPTLDEVFALAPRGAFWFNVEMKSQPARPELQPEPEKYAQLVVAAIRRHRLEQRVIVQSFDFRLLRAVRQAAPELRRSALYAGLPRDFVELAREAGEAPIVSPHYSLVTAERVKAAHAAGLQVVPWTANTPEVWDRLIQADVDAIITDDPAALIEYLKAKGLH
- a CDS encoding N-acetyl-alpha-D-glucosaminyl L-malate synthase BshA translates to MSPSGARPLRIGITCYPTYGGSGIVATELGMELAARGYEVHFITYANPIRLDPGLPRISYHEVEVATYPLFQYPPYDLALASRMVEIAEWQRLDLLHVHYAIPHAASAYLARAMMADRRRLPYVTTLHGTDITLVGSDRSYLPITRFTIEQSDGVTAISEYLRRETRQALGVERDVRVIYNFVNCDLYRPPRTPHEGRPRLLHISNFRPVKRAPDCVRILARVRGTVDCELWMAGDGPDRGAAERLAFELGVHEHVRFLGKQDHIERLIPQCDVLLLPSEMESFGLAALEAMACGVVPVATRVGGVPELITHGRDGFLEPPGDIDAQAARVVELLADRDLYMRMRWAARTTAEERFCTSIIIPRYEAYYREVLDAA
- the hyuA gene encoding N-methylhydantoinase A — protein: MRIGIDTGGTFTDFVVQRSDGELESFKLRSRPAAPHEVILEGLRRIGAEGAGEVIHGSTVATNAFLERKGARTAFVTTAGFEDLLEIGRQCREKLYDLAPGPKRLLIPRRLCFGVHERILADGTIEQRLAPEELRALRARLVEAGAESVAICCLHAYRNPVHERRIARALGRGFFLSISCEISPEFREYERASTTALNAYVGPLMSRYLLALEKRMPGRLWVMQSNGGLLTAAEAGRFAVRTILSGPAGGVRGAAAAARASGLWKIIGFDMGGTSTDVSLCDGEPRETVEGTVDGFPIRVPMLEIHTVGAGGGSIARVDAGGLLRVGPESAGADPGPACYGRAMLPTVTDAHVVLGRIRAGQLAGGTVPMDPERSERAVGAIARRLGVALEEAAAGILHVANATMARAIRVVSIERGVDPRAFALVAFGGCGGLHACELAEQLGIRTVLVPDYAGALSALGMLAAARLRDLSASVLGERDIEARFRELEERARRQSPQAQLARSADMRYRGQSYELTVAWEPRDPARPFHEAHQRRYGYANPSRPVEVVQIRVRAIEPVPAPELRAPARRGRSRVEKRRVHAAGQWMDMPALPRECVSPRWADGPALVLDPGSTTLVPPGWRFRLDPAGAVVIHWKR
- the nrdR gene encoding transcriptional repressor NrdR, giving the protein MNCPFCGHNEDRVIDSRESKEGDVIRRRRECLQCGRRFTTYERIDEVPYMVVKKDGRREKFDRQKVLNGLLKACEKRPVPMSKLAEIVDEVEGVLADKPDREISTSEIGELLMQRLLALDKIAYVRFASVYRDFQDVEAFFSELKELIKKKRG
- the rpoD gene encoding RNA polymerase sigma factor RpoD, with the translated sequence MDHFEDQFLTDATEALGLPFDEDANYFHPEDVQEDEFASAQPAEESIYTDDPVRVYLREMGAVPLLTREGEVTLARKMERGKLRMQKAASRSILVQHQVLELAEKVRSGELNPETLVDLGDVEEGTPAYEKRLREIRQQFEEFITLFRKQEQLREKLSAGTGSNRKAQRKSLWKFYRARVETSRAIRRFPWLPSKWRQFSTAIEQAVEELNQLEAELAELEKDKAANQARIREIKREIKRRETQAGATHAELKKSLADIRQGEQEAERAKKDLVEANLRLVVSVAKKYVNRGLHLLDLIQEGNIGLMRAADKFEYRRGYKFSTYATWWIRQAITRAIADQSRTIRIPVHMNESMNKFLRATRELEKELGRAPTNEEISRRMDIPVEKVQKLKTISRDPVSLETPVGRDGESALGDLIEDRWVGSPIDSVIDANIREETAAILKTLSPKEEKVIRLRFGIGCEREHTLEEIGQQFDVTRERIRQIEAKALRQLRSPERARHLRALLAAR